A part of Ascochyta rabiei chromosome 3, complete sequence genomic DNA contains:
- a CDS encoding Pyridoxal kinase, whose translation MASDALVPETRVLAIASHVVHGYVGNKMATCVMQAMGCDVSAINTVHYSNHTAYKQVKGTKTTAAELEQLYEGLRQSNLTNFDVLLTGYVPSAEAVRAVGKIGRDIKFNAGTKPGSFFWVLDPVMGDNGKLYIPEDEVPEYKSLLREADLILPNQFEAETLSETPIHDLNSLAEAIQVLHTTYRVPHVIITSLRLTRDNQIPPSRPTTQPHTPSVENSDPLASSTLPQHRANAPHPERHEEVETLTIIGSTATSDFKPRLFRIDTPALPLFFSGTGDMFAALTVPRLLEAVQRAPEAQNLASTPSWRSPDAVAAPDLPLAQAAQKVLASMQAVLARTAEGCHARMAVYDAQIARGGGGDQLEKNRHLALMNASEVVVPRHVDLLVHPPHLERFQPRAVHVDGGSAAGGRPTAESKTSDPETAQLGRQIQTQNQAAKDGSAAGDSVQD comes from the exons ATGGCTTCGGACGCGCTCGTGCCAGAAACGCGCGTGCTCGCGATCGCCAGCCAT GTAGTCCATGG CTATGTTGGCAACAAAATGGCGACGTGTGTTATGCAAGCCATGGGCTGCGACGTGTCTGCAATCAACACCGTCCATTACA GCAACCACACGGCATACAAGCAGGTAAAAGGCACAAAGACGACGGCCGCCGAACTCGAACAGCTCTACGAAGGCCTCCGCCAGTCGAATCTCACCAACTTCGACGTCCTCCTCACGGGCTACGTCCCCAGTGCGGAAGCCGTCCGGGCAGTGGGGAAGATTGGACGGGATATCAAGTTTAACGCTGGCACGAAGCCGGGGAGCTTCTTCTGGG TGCTCGATCCTGTCATGGGCGACAATGGCAAGCTCTACATCCCCGAAGACGAAGTGCCGGAATACAAGAGCCTTCTCCGGGAGGCCGATCTGATTCTCCCGAACCAGTTCGAGGCAGA AACACTCTCTGAAACTCCCATCCACGACCTCAACAGCCTGGCGGAAGCCATTCAGGTCCTTCACACGACCTACCGCGTCCCGCATGTCATCATCACCTCCCTCCGCCTCACGCGCGACAACCAAATCCCTCCAAGTCGGCCCACCACGCAGCCGCACACGCCCTCCGTCGAAAACTCCGACCCCCTAGCATCGTCCACTCTACCGCAGCACCGTGCCAATGCTCCACACCCAGAGAGACACGAGGAAGTCGAAACCCTAACCATCATCGGCAGCACCGCAACCTCCGACTTCAAGCCGCGCCTCTTCCGAATCGACACGCCAGCGCTGCCCCTCTTCTTCTCAGGGACCGGCGACATGTTCGCCGCTCTCACCGTCCCGCGGCTACTCGAAGCCGTGCAGCGTGCCCCCGAGGCCCAAAACCTCGCCTCCACACCCTCCTGGCGCTCCCCCGACGCCGTCGCAGCCCCAGACCTCCCCCTCGCACAGGCCGCGCAGAAAGTGCTCGCCTCCATGCAAGCCGTCCTCGCCCGGACCGCCGAGGGCTGCCACGCGCGCATGGCAGTCTACGACGCGCAGATCGCacgtggcggcggcggtgacCAGCTCGAGAAGAACCGCCATCTCGCGCTCATGAACGCTAGCGAGGTCGTGGTCCCGCGGCATGTGGATTTGCTCGTCCACCCCCCGCATCTCGAGCGCTTCCAGCCGCGCGCCGTGCATGTCGACGGTGGGAGCGCGGCGGGCGGGAGGCCGACGGCCGAAAGTAAGACGTCGGACCCCGAGACGGCTCAACTAGGAAGGCAGATTCAAACGCAGAACCAAGCCGCGAAAGATGGCTCTGCGGCTGGTGATAGCGTGCAGGATTAG
- a CDS encoding proliferating cell nuclear antigen, with product MHQLSAHIQHGLTWLQIVDAIKDLVQDCNFDCNDSGIALQAMDNSHVALVSMLLRSEAFSPFRCDRNIALGINLGSLTKVLRAAQSDDILTLKAEDAPDVVNLVFENSASDRISEYDIKLMDIDQEHLGIPETEYAATISMPAAEFQRICRDLTALSESVSIECTKEGVKFSCQGDIGSGSVQLRQHTNVDKPGENVEIDLSEPVSLTFSLKYLVNFCKASGLSDTVKLSLSSEVPLLVEYGLANNSYLRFYLAPKIGDEE from the exons ATGCATCAGCTCTCAGCGCACATCCAACACGGTCTAACGTGGCTTCAGATCGTCGACGCCATCAAGGATCTCGTCCAGGATTGCAACTTCGACTGCAATGACTCGGGTATCGCGCTGCAGGCCATGGACAACTCGCACGTTGCCCTCGTCTCCATGCTGCTGAGGTCCGAGGCCTTTTCGCCCTTCCGCTGCGACCGCAACATCGCCCTCGGTATCAACCTGGGCTCGCTCACAAAAGTCCTCCGCGCGGCGCAGAGCGACGACATCCTCACACTCAAGGCCGAAGACGCGCCTGACGTCGTCAACCTGGTGTTCGAGAACAGCGCGTCCGACAGGATCAGCGAGTACGACATCAAGCTCATGGACATTGACCAGGAGCACCTGGGCATCCCAGAGACTGAATACGCCGCCACCATCTCTATGCCCGCTGCTGAGTTCCAGCGCATCTGCAGAGACCTCACTGCGCTGTCGGAGTCGG TATCGATCGAGTGCACAAAGGAGGGCGTCAAGTTCAGCTGCCAGGGTGACATTGGCTCGGGCTCCGTCCAGCTGAGACAACACACCAACGTCGACAAGCCCGGCGAGAACGTCGAGATTGACCTCAGCGAGCCCGTCTCCCTCACCTTCTCGCTCAAGTACCTGGTCAACTTCTGCAAGGCCAGCGGGTTGTCCGACACCGTCAAGCTGAGCCTGTCCAGCGAGGTGCCCCTGCTTGTCGAGTATGGCCTGGCCAACAACAGCTACCTGAGGTTTTACCTCGCGCCCAAG ATTGGCGACGAGGAGTAA
- a CDS encoding dUTP diphosphatase, whose translation MADEAEASTPAPTHEPPSLPSSPLPKRTRIIDPAPFNQASTLPRTTDSGTATPTPLASSSMAALPPPAPVAPSIAAGAAAEQALQVLLLSEHATAPTKGSAFAAGHDLYSAKDTLIPARGRAIVATDISISVPVGTYARVAPRSGLAAKHGIDTMAGVIDADYRGPVGVILANLSDTDFEVKVGDRIAQLIVEKIAMPEVVVVQKLEDSVRGAGGFGSTGGFGAGAA comes from the exons ATGGCAGACGAAGCCGAAGCCAGCACACCCGCCCCCACCCACGAGCCCCCGTCTCTCCCCAGCTCGCCCCTCCCCAAGCGTACCAGAATCATCGACCCGGCCCCGTTCAACCAGGCCTCGACACTACCGCGCACCACCGACTCGGGCACCGCGACCCCAACCCCGCTAGCCAGCTCCAGCATGGCCGCCCTGCCGCCCCCCGCGCCCGTGGCCCCCAGCATCGCCGCCggtgcagcagcagagcagGCGCTGCAGGTCCTGCTGCTGAGCGAGCACGCCACCGCGCCCACAAAGGGCAGTGCCTTCGCCGCCGGACACGACCTGTACAGCGCAAAGGACACGCTGATCCCTGCGCGCGGCCGAGCCATTGTGGCCACCGACATCTCCATCTCCGTGCCCGTCGGGACCT ACGCCCGCGTAGCCCCGCGCTCTGGCCTCGCAGCCAAGCACGGCATCGACACCATGGCTGGCGTCATCGACGCCGACTACCGCGGCCCCGTGGGCGTCATTCTCGCCAACCTGTCCGACACGGACTTTGAAGTCAAGGTCGGCGACCGCATTGCGCAGCTGATTGTCGAGAAG ATCGCAATGCCAGAGGTGGTCGTCGTGCAGAAACTCGAGGACAGCGTGCGCGGCGCCGGCGGGTTCGGCAGCACGGGCGGATTTGGCGCCGGCGCGGCCTAG
- a CDS encoding Plasma membrane low glucose sensor → MGFMLKAPPGTPGSAAPAIMIGLFVAFGGVLFGYDTGTIGGILGMAHWRELFSTGYRNKVDGLPDITSEQKSLIVSILSAGTFFGALTAAPTADILGRVLGLVASNVVFCVGVILQTIATDIPLFVAGRFFAGYGVGMISATIPLYQSETSPKWIRGAIVGCYQFAITIGLLIAAIVDNATKDRNDTGSYRIPIAVQFAWAIIMFVGCIFIPETPRWYIKKGRPEKAAKSLSKLRKLDLEHPALVEELAEITANHEYELTLGKATYLDCFKGNLGKRLATGCLLQALQQLTGINFIFYYGTSFFQNTGISNPFVITMITSCINVVSTIPGLWLVEKWGRRRLLLFGAIGMAVCQFIVAIAGTVVGTDNLPVQRLLIAFVCIYIFFFACSWGPVAWVVTGEIFPLKVRAKSLSMTTATNWLLNFGIGYATPYMVDSGPGNANMGAKVFFVWGGCCFICIFFVWAMIYETKGLSLEQVDELYGKVSKAWQSPGFVPSVSFQDVQDATVDNRRMSLTDAEAHATRKRSAQYTEYNEKNV, encoded by the exons ATGGGTTTCATGCTCAAGGCCCCACCGGGCACGCCTGGTTCGGCTGCTCCTGCCATCATGATTGGTCTGTTCGTCGCCTTTGGCGGTGTTCTCTTCGG GTACGATACCGGTACCATTGGTGGTATTCTTGGAATGGCGCACTGGAGAGAGCTCTTCTCTACTGGTTACCGCAACAAAGTGGACGGCCTGCCCGATATCACGTCCGAGCAAAAGTCCCTCATTGTCTCCATCCTGTCCGCTGGCACCTTTTTCGGTGCTCTTACCGCTGCCCCGACCGCCGATATCCTCGGTCGCGTTCTCGGTCTCGTTGCTTCCAATGTTGTCTTCTGCGTTGGTGTCATTCTCCAAACCATTGCTACCGACATTCCCCTTTTCGTTGCCGGTCGCTTCTTCGCCGGTTACGGAGTCGGTATGATCTCTGCGACCATTCCTCTTTACCAGTCCGAGACATCCCCTAAGTGGATCCGTGGTGCTATCGTTGGTTGCTACCAGTTCGCCATCACAATCGGTCTCTTGATTGCTGCCATTGTCGACAACGCCACCAAGGACCGCAACGACACTGGCTCCTACCGTATTCCCATCGCTGTGCAGTTCGCCTGGGCTATCATCATGTTTGTCGGCTGTATCTTCATCCCTGAGACTCCTCGCTGGTATATCAAGAAGGGCCGCCCAGAGAAGGCCGCCAAGTCTCTCTCCAAGCTTCGCAAGCTTGACCTCGAGCACCCTGCCCTTGTCGAGGAGCTTGCCGAGATTACCGCCAACCACGAGTACGAGTTGACTCTCGGCAAGGCCACCTACCTCGACTGCTTCAAGGGCAACCTTGGTAAGCGTCTCGCGACTGGTTGCCTTCTCCAGGCTCTCCAGCAGCTCACGGGTATCAACTTCATCTTCTACTACGGCACTTCGTTCTTCCAAAACACTGGTATCAGCAACCCCTTCGTCATCACTATGATCACCTCCTGCATCAACGTCGTTTCCACCATCCCTGGTCTTTGGCTCGTCGAGAAGTGGGGTCGCCGCCGTCTCTTGCTCTTTGGAGCCATCGGTATGGCTGTCTGCCAGTTCATCGTCGCCATCGCCGGTACCGTCGTTGGCACAGACAACCTCCCCGTTCAGCGTCTCTTGATCGCCTTTGTGTGCATCTACATTTTCTTCTTCGCCTGCTCGTGGGGTCCCGTCGCGTGGGTCGTTACCGGCGAGATCTTCCCGCTCAAGGTTCGCGCCAAGTCGCTCTCGATGACGACTGCGACCAACTGGCTGCTCAACTTCGGCATCGGCTACGCCACACCCTACATGGTCGACTCGGGCCCCGGCAACGCCAACATGGGCGCCAAGGTCTTCTTCGTCTGGGGCGGCTGCTGCTTCATCTGTATCTTCTTCGTCTGGGCCATGATCTACGAGACAAAGGGTCTCTCCCTCGAGCAGGTCGACGAGCTCTACGGCAAGGTCTCCAAGGCGTGGCAGTCTCCCGGCTTCGTTCCCTCCGTATCCTTCCAAGATGTTCAGGACGCCACCGTCGACAACCGCCGCATGAGCTTGACCGATGCCGAGGCCCACGCCACGCGCAAGCGCTCCGCTCAATATACTGAGTACAACGAGAAGAATGTTTGA
- a CDS encoding proliferating cell nuclear antigen, variant 2, which yields MLEARLEQANLLKKIVDAIKDLVQDCNFDCNDSGIALQAMDNSHVALVSMLLRSEAFSPFRCDRNIALGINLGSLTKVLRAAQSDDILTLKAEDAPDVVNLVFENSASDRISEYDIKLMDIDQEHLGIPETEYAATISMPAAEFQRICRDLTALSESVSIECTKEGVKFSCQGDIGSGSVQLRQHTNVDKPGENVEIDLSEPVSLTFSLKYLVNFCKASGLSDTVKLSLSSEVPLLVEYGLANNSYLRFYLAPKIGDEE from the exons A TGCTGGAGGCACGCTTAGAACAGGCCAACCTTCTCAAGAAG ATCGTCGACGCCATCAAGGATCTCGTCCAGGATTGCAACTTCGACTGCAATGACTCGGGTATCGCGCTGCAGGCCATGGACAACTCGCACGTTGCCCTCGTCTCCATGCTGCTGAGGTCCGAGGCCTTTTCGCCCTTCCGCTGCGACCGCAACATCGCCCTCGGTATCAACCTGGGCTCGCTCACAAAAGTCCTCCGCGCGGCGCAGAGCGACGACATCCTCACACTCAAGGCCGAAGACGCGCCTGACGTCGTCAACCTGGTGTTCGAGAACAGCGCGTCCGACAGGATCAGCGAGTACGACATCAAGCTCATGGACATTGACCAGGAGCACCTGGGCATCCCAGAGACTGAATACGCCGCCACCATCTCTATGCCCGCTGCTGAGTTCCAGCGCATCTGCAGAGACCTCACTGCGCTGTCGGAGTCGG TATCGATCGAGTGCACAAAGGAGGGCGTCAAGTTCAGCTGCCAGGGTGACATTGGCTCGGGCTCCGTCCAGCTGAGACAACACACCAACGTCGACAAGCCCGGCGAGAACGTCGAGATTGACCTCAGCGAGCCCGTCTCCCTCACCTTCTCGCTCAAGTACCTGGTCAACTTCTGCAAGGCCAGCGGGTTGTCCGACACCGTCAAGCTGAGCCTGTCCAGCGAGGTGCCCCTGCTTGTCGAGTATGGCCTGGCCAACAACAGCTACCTGAGGTTTTACCTCGCGCCCAAG ATTGGCGACGAGGAGTAA